A genomic window from Actinomycetaceae bacterium MB13-C1-2 includes:
- a CDS encoding branched-chain amino acid aminotransferase, with amino-acid sequence MATSAGNQTELAKEVASQQLPDPDTAAERFPITVNENPSSDEDHATAMEALAFGVNFGDYMAVADWSEKEGWHDQRVVPYGPLDLTPAAAVLHYAQEVFEGMKAYRWADGSVWTFRPGFNAARLNHSARRLAMPEIPPEDFIGSLVQLVRADERWVPGTENSSLYLRPFMIADESFVGVRPAKHYKYVVIETPVGPYFKGGLAPVSIWITREYCRAAPGGTGDAKTGGNYAASLLPQRLASAKGFEQVCYLDPKTGRNLEELGGMNVFVIKKDGTVLTPKLTGSILEGGTRGAIIQLLADKGTEVDETTIELEWLIEAIESGEVVEMFACGTAAVVVPIGQLAGEGFDVKISGDQLTREILDELSGIQHGTVPDRHNWMYQLV; translated from the coding sequence ATGGCAACTTCGGCAGGCAATCAAACAGAACTTGCGAAAGAGGTAGCCTCGCAGCAACTACCTGATCCGGACACTGCCGCAGAGCGCTTCCCGATAACGGTGAATGAGAACCCTTCTTCGGATGAGGACCATGCCACCGCGATGGAAGCTCTGGCATTCGGGGTCAACTTCGGCGACTATATGGCCGTCGCTGACTGGTCCGAGAAGGAGGGGTGGCACGACCAGCGTGTCGTTCCCTATGGGCCCCTAGATCTGACCCCCGCAGCTGCGGTTCTTCACTATGCACAAGAAGTCTTCGAGGGAATGAAGGCCTACCGTTGGGCTGATGGTAGTGTGTGGACTTTCCGCCCCGGCTTCAATGCGGCCCGACTGAACCACTCCGCCAGGCGGCTGGCGATGCCAGAGATTCCGCCCGAGGACTTTATCGGCTCCCTGGTTCAGTTGGTGCGTGCCGACGAGCGCTGGGTTCCTGGGACCGAGAACTCCAGTTTGTACCTGCGTCCATTTATGATCGCTGACGAGTCCTTCGTTGGCGTGCGCCCCGCAAAGCACTACAAGTACGTGGTGATCGAAACTCCGGTAGGTCCCTACTTCAAGGGTGGCCTCGCCCCCGTATCCATTTGGATAACTAGAGAGTACTGCCGCGCCGCTCCCGGCGGAACCGGTGATGCAAAGACTGGTGGAAACTACGCAGCATCACTGCTTCCACAGCGTTTGGCATCTGCCAAGGGATTCGAACAGGTCTGCTACCTGGACCCGAAGACTGGACGGAACCTGGAAGAACTCGGCGGGATGAACGTGTTTGTCATCAAAAAAGACGGAACCGTTTTGACCCCGAAGCTGACGGGTTCGATCCTTGAGGGTGGAACCCGGGGCGCGATCATTCAACTGTTGGCTGACAAGGGCACCGAGGTTGACGAGACCACTATCGAACTCGAATGGCTGATCGAAGCTATCGAAAGCGGCGAAGTTGTCGAGATGTTTGCCTGTGGGACTGCCGCCGTGGTTGTTCCAATCGGCCAGTTGGCCGGAGAAGGCTTCGATGTGAAGATCAGCGGCGACCAGCTGACGCGCGAGATCCTCGATGAACTCAGCGGAATCCAACACGGAACGGTGCCGGATCGTCATAACTGGATGTATCAGCTGGTCTAG
- the panC gene encoding pantoate--beta-alanine ligase has translation MKTVRTVAELHEALAELSEAFTDKSGSGRNRVPSVGMIPTMGALHEGHLSLVKTARSENDIVVMSVFVNPTQFNEAVDLVAYPRAEERDAGLAEQAGVDLLFIPSAAEMYPDGYATTVSVNGPLSETLEGARRGRGHFDGVATVVAKLLIMVLPDSAYFGQKDAQQVVVVRRMVRDLGIPTEIVTCPIVRAEDGLALSSRNERLTGEDRLRALSLSRSLFTVAAAVADGETDTGELETVGLRVLTESDVDVEYLAFVNPETLRPAEAVEGPVLCAVAARVGEVRLIDNVMLVSPGHDATGATGVS, from the coding sequence TTGAAGACTGTTCGCACAGTTGCCGAGTTACATGAAGCGCTCGCTGAGCTGTCCGAAGCGTTTACCGACAAGAGCGGTTCAGGCCGAAATAGGGTTCCTTCTGTCGGCATGATCCCCACGATGGGAGCGTTGCACGAGGGGCACCTGAGCTTGGTCAAGACCGCGCGATCTGAAAACGACATTGTCGTCATGTCAGTGTTCGTCAACCCGACGCAGTTCAACGAAGCAGTGGACCTCGTCGCCTACCCGAGGGCTGAGGAAAGGGACGCCGGTCTCGCCGAGCAAGCGGGAGTCGACCTGCTATTCATTCCCTCTGCCGCCGAAATGTATCCCGATGGATATGCAACAACTGTGAGCGTGAACGGGCCCCTCTCCGAGACCCTTGAAGGCGCTCGCCGGGGACGTGGTCACTTTGACGGTGTGGCAACGGTGGTCGCCAAGCTCCTGATCATGGTGCTTCCGGACAGCGCTTACTTTGGGCAGAAGGATGCTCAGCAAGTGGTTGTCGTGAGGCGAATGGTTCGCGATCTTGGAATCCCAACTGAGATCGTTACATGTCCAATCGTGCGAGCCGAAGACGGACTGGCGCTCTCAAGCCGCAATGAACGATTGACGGGCGAGGATAGGTTACGGGCGCTTTCGCTCTCACGCTCCCTTTTCACCGTCGCGGCGGCAGTTGCAGATGGTGAAACTGACACCGGCGAGCTCGAAACAGTAGGCTTGCGCGTCCTCACCGAATCAGACGTCGACGTGGAGTATCTAGCCTTTGTTAATCCTGAGACCCTTCGTCCGGCCGAGGCCGTTGAGGGCCCTGTCCTTTGCGCTGTCGCTGCCCGAGTCGGCGAGGTGCGCCTGATTGACAATGTGATGCTTGTGTCGCCGGGCCACGACGCCACGGGCGCGACCGGGGTATCTTGA